Proteins encoded by one window of Vigna radiata var. radiata cultivar VC1973A chromosome 5, Vradiata_ver6, whole genome shotgun sequence:
- the LOC106760227 gene encoding late embryogenesis abundant protein Lea5 yields MAQSISQAKRALAFAVNRRGYAVASGVSSSSPVRGGMSGIEKGVTKNGSGPSGASSAWAPDPVTGYYRPINHKDEIDPVELRKMLLNHKSKSS; encoded by the exons ATGGCGCAATCTATCTCACAAGCCAAACGCGCCCTTGCCTTTGCCGTTAACCG GCGAGGGTACGCAGTGGCGTCTGGTGTTTCTTCTTCGTCGCCGGTGAGAGGGGGTATGAGCGGAATAGAAAAGGGTGTGACAAAGAATGGTTCGGGCCCATCGGGGGCCTCATCGGCTTGGGCCCCAGACCCAGTGACGGGATACTACAGGCCCATCAATCACAAGGATGAGATTGACCCGGTGGAGCTCCGAAAGATGCTGTTGAACCACAAAAGCAAATCATCGTAG
- the LOC106760037 gene encoding uncharacterized protein LOC106760037 gives MSLKHSIMFLLIAAMAIPQTKAQLGFLSGLLGSVSNIQGTVFCTSKDNVSVKGPSNPVFPDAEVQLVCGGKEFSKARTNDDGKFSIMMDPLLLDISSLVNGCNLVVGTPLSNCNTKLPSSGNLVSNLNFVGINRVATQTIAKIIPSGFHYVPST, from the exons ATGAGTTTGAAACATTCTATCATGTTTCTTCTCATTGCTGCAATGGCTATTCCACAAACCAAAGCTCAGTTAGGGTTTCTCAGTGGTCTTCTTGGTTCGGTTAGTAACATTCAAGGGACTGTGTTTTGCACTTCCAAGGATAATGTGTCTGTCAAAGGTCCTTCAAATCCTGTTTTTCCAG ATGCTGAAGTGCAACTAGTTTGTGGAGGAAAGGAGTTTTCAAAGGCTAGAACTAATGATGATGGAAAGTTTTCTATTATGATGGATCCATTGTTGTTGGATATTTCTTCATTGGTGAATGGTTGCAACTTAGTGGTTGGGACTCCTCTCTCCAACTGCAACACAAAGCTTCCTTCTTCAGGGAATCTCGTTTCAAACCTTAACTTTGTTGGAATAAATCGTGTTGCCACTCAAACTATTGCTAAGATTATTCCCTCTGGATTTCACTATGTGCCCTCCACTTAA
- the LOC106760147 gene encoding pentatricopeptide repeat-containing protein At5g50990, protein MISCRHGSSKFGCFGKSWNNVHSSFHSLSSSTFHSSVTATDPTVLHRVLQSCRGSMDLKTATKTHSRVVVLGLATYPSLVSSLISTYARCHQPQIGLRVFSKVLDLFSRNLVVDCLMKGGQCDVAKKVFVKMPVRDVVTWNTMVGGYVKNSRFLDALNLFRRMPSCKVEPDGFTFAAVLTACARLGALCNAEWVHGLMVEKRVELNYILSAALIDMYAKCGRIDVSRQVFEEVVRDHVSVWNAMITGLAIHGLVMDVTLLFSRMEIESVLPDSVTFIGILTACSHCGLVEEGREYFDMMQNRFMIQPELEHYGTMVDLLGRAGLMEEAHALIKAMPMEPDVVIWRALLSACRIHRKKKLGEVAIANISRLESGDFVLLSNMYCSLKNWDSAERVRQRMKIGGIRKNRGKSWIELGDSIHTFNAANHSHAEMKSIYRVLEGLVQRAKLEGFTPLTDLVLMDVSEEEKEENLAFHSEKLALAYGVLKSSPGTKIRISKNLRICLDCHNWIKIVSKILNREIIVRDRIRFHQFEGGKCSCKDYW, encoded by the exons ATGATAAGTTGTCGACATGGAAGTAGCAAGTTTGGTTGTTTTGGTAAATCATGGAACAATGTTCATTCTTCCTTTCATTCCCTCTCATCATCAACATTTCACAGTTCAGTCACAGCCACAG ATCCTACAGTACTCCACCGAGTTCTCCAAAGCTGCAGAGGTTCTATGGATTTAAAAACTGCTACTAAAACCCATTCGAGAGTTGTTGTACTTGGCCTTGCCACTTACCCTTCTCTTGTGTCATCTCTCATATCAACCTATGCTCGTTGCCACCAACCCCAGATTGGTCTTCGCGTTTTCTCCAAGGTTTTGGACCTCTTCAGCAGGAATCTGGTGGTTGACTGTTTGATGAAAGGGGGACAATGTGATGTTGCCAAGAAGGTGTTTGTCAAAATGCCTGTCAGAGATGTGGTCACTTGGAACACCATGGTTGGAGGTTACGTCAAAAACTCGCGCTTCCTGGATGCGTTGAACCTTTTCCGGAGGATGCCGAGTTGCAAGGTTGAGCCTGATGGGTTCACCTTTGCTGCTGTGTTAACTGCATGTGCTCGCCTTGGGGCTCTTTGCAATGCCGAGTGGGTGCATGGTTTGATGGTTGAGAAGAGGGTTGAGCTGAATTATATATTGAGTGCTGCTTTGATTGACATGTATGCTAAGTGTGGTAGGATTGATGTTTCAAGACAGGTTTTTGAGGAGGTTGTGCGTGATCATGTGTCGGTTTGGAATGCTATGATTACTGGGTTGGCAATTCACGGACTTGTAATGGATGTCACTCTGCTTTTTTCAAGGATGGAGATAGAGAGTGTTTTGCCagattctgttacttttattggGATTCTGACTGCTTGTAGCCATTGTGGATTGGTTGAAGAAGGTCGGGAGTATTTTGATATGATGCAGAACCGTTTCATGATTCAGCCAGAGCTGGAGCATTATGGAACCATGGTTGATCTACTGGGACGAGCAGGGCTAATGGAAGAAGCCCATGCTCTGATTAAGGCGATGCCTATGGAGCCTGATGTTGTTATATGGAGagcacttttgagtgcttgtaGAATacacagaaagaaaaaacttgGTGAAGTTGCGATTGCAAATATATCTCGCCTAGAGAGTGGAGACTTTGTGCTGTTGTCAAATATGTATTGCTCTTTAAAGAACTGGGATAGTGCTGAGAGGGTGAGGCAGAGGATGAAAATAGGAGGGATTCGGAAAAACCGTGGTAAAAGTTGGATTGAATTAGGGGACAGCATTCACACATTCAATGCAGCTAATCATTCACATGCAGAAATGAAATCAATATACCGAGTGTTGGAAGGTTTGGTCCAAAGAGCTAAGTTGGAGGGATTCACACCCTTGACGGATCTGGTTTTGATGGACGTGTCTGAAGAGGAAAAGGAGGAGAATTTAGCATTTCACAGCGAGAAGTTAGCCTTGGCCTATGGGGTTCTGAAAAGTAGCCCTGGAACCAAAATCAGGATTTCTAAAAACTTGCGAATCTGTCTTGACTGTCACAACTGGATTAAAATTGTATCAAAAATATTAAACCGAGAGATAATTGTGAGGGATCGAATTCGTTTTCACCAATTTGAAGGTGGTAAGTGCTCTTGCAAAGACTACTGGTAG
- the LOC106760038 gene encoding probable 3-ketoacyl-CoA synthase 21, which translates to MEPRSLCCSLEILTQHMNTVTELIISPCHCLAVLLVACVATLYAACRRKTPIYLIDFNCYCPPSSYRLPLAMFEENQFYDDMDPEAVAFQCKIMAKSGFSELTSISPSLAQIPKIKALSFALEEAETIMCSVIKNLFEKNKINPKTIDILITNSSVFCPTPSLSAMVVNRFRMRSNIMSFNLSGMGCSAGIISMSLAKDLLRVHRNSLALIVSTETLSLNWYTGKVPSMLLSNCLFRMGGAAILMSSRVQDRHKAKYKLQHIVRTITAQDDESHGCVYQQVDPEEKEGVSISKSIVNVSGDALKKNIASLGPLVLPLREQFLYLFSIICRKMWSTGRISIYTPNFNHAFEHFCIHSGGRAIIQAVERNLRLRKQDVEPSSMTLYRFGNISSSSIWYELSYIEAKGRMKCGDRVWQIAFGSGFKCNSAVWKCVCDMKPDTSTAWRDTIHSYPVDNIMRTN; encoded by the coding sequence ATGGAACCTCGCAGTTTGTGTTGCTCATTGGAAATATTGACACAACATATGAACACTGTCACTGAGCTTATTATCTCACCTTGTCATTGTCTTGCAGTGCTTTTGGTAGCATGTGTTGCAACCCTCTACGCTGCATGCAGAAGAAAAACACCAATTTATTTGATAGACTTCAACTGCTACTGTCCACCCAGTTCTTATAGGCTACCGCTGGCCATGTTTGAAGAGAATCAATTTTATGATGATATGGACCCAGAGGCTGTTGCTTTCCAGTGCAAGATCATGGCCAAATCAGGATTCAGTGAGCTAACGTCCATTTCTCCATCTCTTGCACAGATACCCAAAATCAAAGCTCTCTCCTTTGCCCTTGAGGAGGCAGAGACAATCATGTGTTCAGTGATAAAAAACCTGTTTGAGAAGAACaagataaaccctaaaaccatTGACATACTCATCACTAATAGCAGTGTCTTCTGCCCCACACCATCTCTCAGTGCCATGGTGGTTAACAGGTTCAGAATGAGGAGCAACATCATGAGTTTCAACCTATCTGGTATGGGATGCAGTGCTGGAATCATTTCAATGAGTCTAGCTAAAGACTTGTTGAGAGTTCATAGGAACTCACTAGCTTTAATAGTAAGCACTGAGACGCTGAGTCTGAATTGGTACACTGGTAAAGTCCCTTCTATGCTGCTATCTAATTGCCTATTCAGAATGGGTGGGGCAGCTATATTGATGTCTAGTAGGGTCCAAGATAGGCACAAGGCAAAGTATAAACTGCAGCATATTGTCAGAACAATCACTGCACAGGATGATGAATCTCATGGCTGTGTTTACCAACAAGTGGATCCAGAGGAGAAAGAAGGTGTATCCATATCAAAGAGCATAGTTAATGTGTCTGGAGATGCACTGAAGAAAAATATAGCTTCACTAGGACCATTGGTTCTGCCTTTGAGGGAGCAattcttgtatttattttcCATAATTTGTCGAAAAATGTGGAGTACAGGAAGAATAAGCATCTACACTCCAAATTTCAACCATGCTTTTGAGCATTTCTGCATACATTCAGGGGGAAGAGCCATCATTCAAGCGGTTGAAAGAAACTTAAGGCTAAGGAAACAGGACGTGGAGCCATCAAGCATGACTCTCTACAGGTTTGGAAatatttcatcatcttcaatttGGTATGAGCTGAGCTACATAGAAGCAAAAGGGAGGATGAAATGTGGGGACAGGGTGTGGCAAATTGCCTTTGGAAGTGGATTCAAGTGTAACAGTGCAGTGTGGAAATGTGTTTGTGACATGAAGCCAGACACCTCCACTGCATGGAGGGATACAATTCATTCCTACCCAGTGGATAATATTATGAGAACAAACTGA
- the LOC106760155 gene encoding protein pleiotropic regulatory locus 1: MEVESVEPQSLKKLSFKSLKRGLDLFSPIHGQLAPPDADSKKIRISHKVSVEYAGIKGTANQPARQVNSAAQDRSQQAGSSNVLALPGPRDSKDFQKGGLQNALVVGPSMPSTAPNDTGFQSKSTAIISASGSSERNLSTSALMERMPSKWPRPVWHAPWKNYRVISGHLGWVRSIAIDPSNTWFCTGSADRTIKIWDLASGVLKLTLTGHIEQIRGLAVSNRHTYMFSAGDDKQVKCWDLEQNKVIRSYHGHLSGVYCLALHPTIDVLLTGGRDSVCRVWDIRSKMQIHALSGHDNTVCSVFTRPTDPQVVTGSHDTTIKMWDLRYGKTMLTLTNHKKSVRAMAQHPKEQSFASASADNIKKFSLPKGEFLHNMLSQQKTIINAMAVNEEGVMVTGGDNGSMWFWDWKSGHNFQQAQTIVQPGSLDSEAGIYACTYDITGSRLITCEADKTIKMWKEDESATPETHPLNFRPPKDIRRF; this comes from the exons ATGGAGGTAGAGTCCGTGGAGCCACAGTCCTTGAAGAAGCTAAGCTTCAAGTCATTGAAGCGCGGTCTCGATCTTTTCTCTCCCATTCACGGTCAGCTCGCTCCTCCCGATGCGGATAG CAAGAAAATTCGCATTAGTCATAAG GTGAGCGTGGAGTATGCTGGAATCAAAGGCACTGCCAATCAGCCTGCTCGTCAAGTAAATTCTGCTGCACAGGATCGCTCTCAGCAAGCAGGGTCTTCTAATGTTCTTGCTCTTCCAG GTCCCAGAGATTCCAAAGATTTTCAGAAAGGAGGATTGCAAAATGCCTTGGTTGTTGGTCCTTCTATGCCATCCACAGCACC GAACGATACTGGCTTTCAGAGCAAAAGTACAGCAATCATTTCTGCCTCTGGTTCTTCTGAGAG GAACTTATCTACATCTGCTTTGATGGAAAGAATGCCAAGTAAATGGCCACGTCCTGTATGGCATGCTCCATGGAAGAACTACAGG GTCATCAGCGGTCACTTAGGATGGGTGAGATCTATTGCAATTGATCCCAGTAACACATGGTTTTGTACTGGTTCTGCAGATCGTACTATCAAG ATATGGGACTTGGCAAGTGGAGTGTTAAAACTCACATTAACAGGCCACATTGAACAAATTAGAG GACTTGCTGTTAGCAACAGGCATACGTACATGTTCTCTGCTGGTGACGATAAACAAGTTAAATGCTGGGATCTTGAACAGAATAAG GTTATTAGGTCTTATCATGGTCATTTGAGTGGTGTTTACTGCTTGGCACTCCATCCCACTATTGATGTTTTACTAACTGGTGGACGTGATTCTGTCTGTCGG GTTTGGGATATACGTAGTAAAATGCAGATTCACGCCCTTTCAGGTCATGATAACACTGTATGCTCTGTGTTTACGCGGCCGACG GATCCCCAAGTTGTTACAGGTTCACACGACACTACCATCAAGATGTGGGACCTAAGATATG GTAAAACAATGTTAACTCTCACAAACCATAAAAAATCTGTTCGTGCAATGGCCCAGCATCCCAAAGA GCAATCTTTTGCATCTGCTTCAGCTGACAATATTAAAAAGTTCAGCCTTCCAAAAGGAGAATTTTTGCACAATATGCT CTCTCAACAGAAAACTATCATCAATGCAATGGCTGTCAATGAAGAGGGTGTGATGGTTACTGGAG GTGACAATGGCAGTATGTGGTTCTGGGATTGGAAGAGTGGTCACAATTTCCAGCAAGCCCAAACCATTGTGCAGCCCG GATCACTGGACAGTGAAGCTGGTATTTATGCTTGTACCTATGATATTACTGGTTCAAGGCTTATAACATGCGAAGCTGACAAGACAATAAAAATGTGGAAGGAAGATGAGAGTGCCACCCCAGAAACCCACCCTCTTAACTTCAGGCCGCCTAAAGACATCCGTCGATTCTAG